The Electrophorus electricus isolate fEleEle1 chromosome 19, fEleEle1.pri, whole genome shotgun sequence genome has a segment encoding these proteins:
- the tmem256 gene encoding transmembrane protein 256, with protein sequence MRASLAVQRLAAISGAFAVTAGAYGAHGFRLSHRNEYQRELYSTANTYHFYHSLALLGASQCRKPALAGAVLLAGIGCFCGPLYHQALTGDPSFSKLAPVGGILFIAGWITMAL encoded by the exons ATGCGTGCGTCGTTAGCGGTGCAAAGGTTAGCTGCTATTAGCGGCGCTTTTGCAGTCACAGCTGGTGCATATGGGGCTCACG GCTTCAGACTTAGTCACAGGAATGAGTATCAGAGAGAG CTGTATAGCACAGCCAACACTTATCACTTCTACCACAGTTTGGCCCTGTTGGGAGCCTCTCAGTGCAGGAAGCCTGCTCTG GCTGGTGCAGTTCTCCTGGCTGGAATAGGCTGTTTCTGTGGTCCTCTTTACCACCAGGCCCTCACAGGTGACCCCTCCTTCAGCAAACTGGCACCTGTCGGGGGCATACTCTTTATCGCTGGCTGGATCACCATGGCTCTCTGA